CGAGCACCACCCACAACTCGCCCCGGTGCGTGTGGCGCTGGAGGCTCAGCTTCTGGCCCGGATTGCAGGTAAGGATCTTCACCGTGCAGGGCAGGTTCAGGGCGTACTGATCAAAACAGCCCCAGGGCTTGTCCACATGGAGGGTGTCGGGTCGCTGCATGGTCAGTCCTCAGTCCTCAGTCTTCAGTTCTCAGCTTAGAGCAGGTCCTCGCGGCCCTCGGCCTTGAGGCGCTCGACGATCTGCTTGACGGTCTGGGCGCGGTCCCGGTGGCAGATGAGGAGGGCATCGTCGTCGTCCACCACGATGAGGTCGTCCACGCCGCTGGCGGCGATGAGCCGCCTGCCGCCGAAGAAGGCGCTGTTCCGCGTGTCCAGGAGCAGCGTTTCGCCCTGGCTCACGTTGCCCTCGGCATCCGTCTCCTGGAACTCGATGGCGGCGGGCCACGAGCCCACGTCGGACCAGCGGAACCGCGTGGGCACCACGGCGACCGTCTCCGCCTTCTCCATGAGCGCCACATCGATGGCCACCTTGGGCAGGTGGCGGTAGGCCGCCGCCAGGGCTACCGGATCCGCGCCGGCCTTCACCCAGGCATCGAGGGGCGCCAGCACCTCAGGGGCGTGCTTCAGCAGGCCCTCGCGGAAGTCCGCCAGGGTCCACACGAACATGCCGGCATTCCAGTAGTGACGGCCCGATTCGAGGTACTGGACGGCCACCTCCACCGGGGGCTTCTCGCGGAAGGCCACGACCTTCTGCACGGGGCCGTGGCCCTCGGATTCGATGTAGCCGTAGCCCGTCTCGGGATAGGTGGGCTTGATGCCGAAGGTGACCAGCTCCCGCTCCCAGGCGGCGTGCTTCACGGCGGTGTCCAGGTCCTCCAGGAAAAGCTCCCGGTCGCCGATCCAGTGGTCGGCCGAGAGCACGGCCATCACG
This DNA window, taken from Geothrix edaphica, encodes the following:
- a CDS encoding mannose-1-phosphate guanylyltransferase, with amino-acid sequence MSGTTHTQSLVAVVMAGGRGTRFWPRSRNARPKQFLAIVGTETLLHQTVRRLDGHVAPERIFVVTTEDLAAETRRMLPELPPENVIVEPEGRNTAPCLALALVQIERKFPQGVMAVLSADHWIGDRELFLEDLDTAVKHAAWERELVTFGIKPTYPETGYGYIESEGHGPVQKVVAFREKPPVEVAVQYLESGRHYWNAGMFVWTLADFREGLLKHAPEVLAPLDAWVKAGADPVALAAAYRHLPKVAIDVALMEKAETVAVVPTRFRWSDVGSWPAAIEFQETDAEGNVSQGETLLLDTRNSAFFGGRRLIAASGVDDLIVVDDDDALLICHRDRAQTVKQIVERLKAEGREDLL